The genomic region TGAAATAGCTACCCCGGCATAAATGGCGTCTTCCAATTCAGGAGCCAGAATAGTGGTAAGGGCAGTTACAACCAGGACAATGGCATCGTTCCTGTTAGTTTTCAGAACCTTGGCCACAGCCTTCTTATCAATCATGGAGTAAGCCACCACCATGATTACCCCGGCCAAGCTGGCGTTAGGAATATATTTAGCATAAGGTGCAAAGAAAATTAATACGATCAAGATGATGAAACCAACCATCACCCCAGTTAATCTTGTTTTACCACCGTTTTGATAGGTAATGGCAGAACGGGTAAAGGAACCGGAACCGGGAATAGAGCTTAAGAAAGCACCGACCATATTGGCAAGTCCTTGCCCAATAAACTCCTGGTTGGGATCAATTTTTTGTAGTGTTCGGGAGGCAATGGCCTTAGATATGGACACAGCTTCCACCAGACCGATAATAGCAACTACCAAAGCCCCTACAGCCAGGTCACCGGCAGCTTCTAGACTAAAATTCGGCATGCTTAGTGGTGGAATAGCAGTGGGAATATTTCCAGCCATTTTTAAGCCATATTTTTCTAAATCAAAGACCATAACCAAGACAACTGAAAAAATGATACCTAACAAAGCACCGGGCAGGTTTTTATTTATTTTTTTGCATATTAAGATTACCGCAATGGTAAATAATCCCAGACCTAAAGCTACATAATTAGTTTTGTCAATGTTTTCAAAGCAAGCAATTACTTTACCGATACTTGAGAGGTGGCCGCTGGGTAATTTAATGCCTAACAGGCTGTTAAGTTGACCCATAGCAATAATTACACCGGCACCCGCGGTAAAGCCCACAATAACCGCATGTGACACATAGTTAACCAGGGATCCAAGCCTAAATACTCCCATAGCAAACTGAATGGCGCCAACCATAAAGGTTAACAGAAATAAGGTGGCGAAGAAATTCCCTTGACCAACATAAGCTGCCATATAACTGGAAATTAACAAGCAAATGGCATTGGTCGGGCCGGTGGCCAAGTGGTGTGAACTACCAAAGGCAGATCCAATGATAGTTAAAACGATGGCTGAGTATAAACCATAGGCAGGGGATACACCGGCAATCATGGCGTAAGCCATGGATTGAGGCAGTGCAACCACAGCAACAGTTAAAGCGGCAATCAAGTCAAATCTAAAGTTCTTTTTATCATAGGTTCTTAAGGTATCCACAATGGGTACAAATTTAGTTACATTCATGAGCATAGCCCCCAATAAAAAGTTTTAGCTATAAAAGGTGCTGCAAATATTGATTAATGGTTACAACATAAATGTTGTGAAACTTAGTGCTTTTATGGCAATAATAACAAGGTACAAAATGAATAAGGTGCTTATGATTTAATTAAGTACTCTACCTGCCAACTCTTTTGTTAGCCATACACCACCGCTAAATTTAATTAGCCGTGCATGTAAATCGTTTGATCTTCGTGCAATCTCCTCCTCTCTTAATATTGAAATTTACTTATTGACTAATAGGTAATTTATCATTTGTGGAATAAATACTACTTTTGCTCATTTTCTTTTTATGATACTCATGAATAATTAACTTACAGTTTTCAATTATTTTATGTCGAAGCCAACCTGGCTCTAACACCTCAACTTGACCGCCCCACTGCATTATCAAGCCGCCTACTTCTTTTAAACGTTTAGTTCTAATGTTAAAAATGTAATCTCCATCCAAGTTTCTTTGTCTAGCAACAATCTCTGCGGCTAAACTACGTGCTACCATACCGGCAGCTTTGGGAATAACTTTTAACTTTAACTCTTCTAAAGGTTCTTCTAATGAATCAGAGATAACTAATCGCTGCTTATGAATAGTAACTGCATCATTAAGGTTATAAGAAATAATCGGGCAAGTCAAAGGTAAAACTATGCCATTTTGGAGTAACCAGGTACGAAGTAATAACTCCTTGACAAACAAGATAGCAGATTGAATTTCGTTTTTAAGTTGTTCAAGATTACCTATCATGTCTAGCAGATATAAATCAGCACCCTGCTCCAGGTTATCGGGCTCTTTAATTATATATCCATGGCGGGATGTAACAGGATTAACGGTTTTTAAAATCTTAAAACCCATATTTTGCAGTTCATTGAAATACCGATAAATCTGCCTGGTACTAACATTGCATTTGTCAGCAAGTTGTTCTAAGGATGTACCGCCCAGTGTTTTACCTTGTCTAAGTTCCCTTAATACAATTTCCAGGTTTTGTGCATGGTTATGTTTTATTTTTAATTTTCTACTGACCAATGGCCAAACTTCACCCCCGTCCATTTGACGAAGTTTAATGGTAAAAATATTGAGCGATTTTGGCCTCCCCGGTGGCAAAGCTACTTTGTGCATGTATTAAAGTCTCAAACACCTGCCATTTATGCTCCACTTCTAAGTCTGCCAACATTTCCATTAGACTTGCTGAGTTATTAATATTAAGGTAACCTTGCTTTATTAGTGGTAACAAGAAAGTGCAAAGGACAACCACATCTATATTTAAATGAGGATAAGCTGCCGCTAACTTGGCGGCAAATTGTGCTTTTTGCCAGTACCCGTCAATTGTATCCCGGTTAATCGGTAAACTGTTTAAATCTAAGAGATCAATAATTTTATTTAGTAGTGTGATATCGGGTGAAAGATATGAATTAATTGGGCTTTCGTGGTTAATTTTCATAGTTCCAACCCCCAAGCTTTTTAAAAAGCATTTTCCTCCACCAATTCACTGACTTCCTTAAATATTTCAACGGGTCTTACCATGCCAATAACATTACCGTGTTCTAACACCGGCACGAGATCTAAATCCTGATTTAACAACAGGTAAATTGCATTAATTATATTGTCGTTGGCATTTAAACTTACAGTTCCTATAGGTCGCATAACATCTTTGACCTTTTTATGGGCATGGGCCAAACATAAACGAGTAAAAAATCCTTCCCAGTGTTTCGGTAAATCACCTGGTATTTGTAATGAGCCAATTACATCCCTAAAGCTGAGGGTGCCGACCAATCTTTTTTCTTTATCAAAGACTAATACCGATCGGTGAGGTTCTGATCCGGCTGTACATCCTGCATAAAAGGTGTTCTTCAAAACAAACATGGCATCTCGGAGGGAGTTTTCTAAGAAGACAGTGGCGTAATCCTGAATGGGAACCATGATGTCTTTAACCTTTTTTTCTAGATGGCCGGGCATCCGGTACTCAACCTCCCCTTATGAGAGACGCGTTTTTGTCAGTTTTATTGTTCTTCCTCATTAGACTCCTCTGCTAAGGAGAAGTATTTTTTCATAATCTCTACAATTACTTTACTGGTCTCAATCTCGTTAAAAACATTACAAGCATCAATTTTTTGCTGGGCCCACTCTGCAAATTGTGCACCAGTCATAATGATCTCCCCTAAATTATTGTTTAAAAAACGAATGGTTTGTATGTTTTCAGACACCCGAGCATTATATCCTTTATCTTAAAATAATTAACCAATCAGCTTTTAACATTTTTTCTATGTATGCTATAATTATGATTAACCAATGGGTTGATTAGTTTGATCCTAATATTACCTTTGCTAATTACTAAAGCAAGAATCGTGCCAATAAATTTAGTGTAGGATTTCATATAATTGTGGCCGGATTAAGGACTAATTTGTTTGTTATCATACAACAATCCTCTTGATAATGATGGGGATTCGGTCTTAAAAAATAAGTCTTTATTTACCTGGCTTTGCACCATCCGTAACAATCCTATGTTCTGTCTGTTATCAAACACCTTTTTAAGTTGTTGTTTGATAACAAACACCAGGGGGGTAACCTTATGCTAAAGATATGGAAAAACCAATCATTAGCTTTCCAAATTATGCTTACGGTTTCTGCCCTGATACTGATTCCCGTGCTGGTAATGATATATGACATTTTTTTTGCTTCAGCCAAAGATGAGATGCTTTTAAAAACTAAGGAAGAACGTCTTGGTACCATGGTTCAGACCACAGTTAAGGGATTAAACGATGTTTTATCAGAAAATCAGACCGGGTTTTCTACCCTGGCCACCAATGAACAAGTAAAAATATTAGGTGATGCTTTTAAAACAGTAGCCAAGCCGTTAGCTGATGCTAACCCGGGGGTTCGTTTAGGCCTTTATTATCCCAAAACCCACGATATCTTTGTTTATGGTTTTTTACATCAATACCGGCCTCTTTCACCGGATGAAATTAAACAGCGGCAAAAAAGAATTTTTAATGAGGCCTCCTCCGGTTTAACTGCTGTTTCTGCCACCAAGGAACCCTTATCTCGTATTACCGGCTCTCTGGGTGATCAAACTTTCGAATATTTGGCCCCAGTAATCCACAATGATGAATTGATTGCCATAGCCTGGGCCGATGAACAGGTACACCCTGTTGTCTCCCAAAGCAGACGCTTTAGCCTGATTGTCCGGTATTTAACATTATTTGGCTTAATCTTTGGCACCGCTACCGCCCTTTATGTCATTCATAATTTAGCCTCGGAGGTAAGCCTCATTAAAAAAGGATTAATTAGAATGGAAGAGGACTTTTCTGTACGTTTACCCCAAATGCCTGGTGAAATGGGTGAGGTTGTACAGGCCATCAACAACATGGCAGATTCTCTTAAAGAAAAGAAACGGCTGGAAGAAGAACTTCGACGCTCAGAGCGCTTGGCTGCCTTAGGGCGGCTGGTCACCGGTGTAGCCCACGAACTAAGAAACCCATTGGGCATTGTCAAAGCCACCGTGCAAGTTATGGAAGGTGAATATAAAAAAACAGTTCCAGGTATTGAAGAGTATACCAAAGTAATTTGCGAGCAAATTAATCGGGGAAATAAGGTGATTCAGGAGTTGCTGGATTTTGGTCGGCCAAGTAAGCCTATTGTTAGACCCACTGATCTTAACGGGTTGCTGGACTCAGTACTTACCTTTACTCACCCCATGCTCCGGCAAAACAAAATTGATCTTAATAAGGAATTGGCTCCTGATCTACCTTTAGCCGCCATTGACGCGGACAGAATTAAGCAAGTGTTTGTCAATTTAATTCTCAATGCTATTCAGGCCATGCCTGGCGGTGGGAAATTAACCATTAAAACGTTGGCTGAGAACGATAAGGTAAAGGTATGTTTCTCTGATACCGGCGGTGGTATAAACCCTGACGATCTACCCCGCATTTTTGATCCTTTTTATACAACCAAGGATGAAGGAGCCGGGTTAGGTTTGTCCATCAGCTACCAAATTATTCATATGCATAACGGCAAGATTTGGGTGGCGGAAACCTCTCCGTCTGGTACCACCATCTGTATTAGTCTACCTCAGTCCGCCCAGTGGAAAGGAAGTGTTTTACTTGACTCGGAAAATACTGGTCATTGATGATGAAGAGCACATGTGTTGGGCCTTGGAAAAGGGACTGCGCCAGGAAGGATATCAAGTATTAACAGCCACCAGAGGAAAACAAGGTCTGGAACTAATTCGCAATGAGGTTCCTTCTTTGGTGATACTGGATTTAAAAATGCCTGAAATGGACGGTCTGGAAGTTTTAGTTAGGGCAAAGGAGATGATGCCCAAGCTGCCGGTGATTATGATTACCGCCCACGGTACCATCGACACGGCCATTGAAGCCATGAAGCTGGGCGCAACCGATTATATTACTAAGCCCTTTGATTTAGATGAGTTAAAATTAGTAGTTAAACAAGCACTAATGGTAAATCAATTAGAGGTAGAAGTAAATTTTCTACGTTCGGAACTGTCCCAAAAATATGATCGTATCGTGGGTAACAGCCAGGCCATTCAGGATGTTTGTACATTAATTGAAAAGGTGGCGGATAGTAACGCCACTGTGTTAATCACCGGCGAGAGTGGCACCGGCAAAGAAGTTACCGCCCTAACCATCCATCAACTAAGTTCACGCCGGGATAAACCCTTTGTGCCTATTAACTGTGCTGCTTTACCTGAATCACTACTGGAAAGTGAATTGTTTGGTCATGAAAAGGGAGCTTTTACCGGGGCAGTGGCTCGAAAATTGGGTCGTTTTGAGTTGGCTAATGAGGGCACCCTCTTTCTTGACGAAATAACCGAAATGCCATTGTCCATGCAGGTTAAGTTACTGCGGGTACTGCAAGAGAAGACCTTTGAGCGAGTAGGCGGAACTGAAAGTATTCAGGTGGATGTACGGGTAATTGCAGCCACCAACCGTGATCCTATGGAATGTATTAAAAAGGGCACTTTCCGAGAGGATTTATATTACCGGTTAAATGTGCTGCCCATTAAGCTACCTCCCCTGCGGGAAAGGGTTGAGGATATTCCCTTACTGGTGATGCATTTTCTGAAAAAGTTTAATCCATCTAAGGAACCAGCCATTTCCCCGGATGCCATGGGCCTACTTTCTACCTACCAGTGGCCCGGTAACATTCGGGAACTGCAAAATGTTATTGAAAGGGCTGTTATATTATCCCAGGGGCAGGAAATAAAGCCCTATCATTTACCCAAGGAAATCCAGAAGACAGATACTAATAAGGGGTCTGAAGAACAAAATACCAGCCTGGTCATAAACTTCCCGGATCAAGGAATATCCCTGGAGGAATTGGAGAAGGAACTCATTCTCAAGGCGCTGGAGAAAAGTAATGGTAATCAAACTAAAGCCTCCCAATTGTTAGGTATCACCCGCTCGGCTTTATTGTATAGGGCCCAGAAGTATCAAATAAAGCTTTAAATCAAAAACACAACCTAAACCAGAAATACCGTACAATGTGGTATTTGGGTTAGGTTGTGTTTTTAGTTTTGAATCGGTGGACATTCTTCAGGCATTTTATCCGGACGGGTTCCCTTGTAACTGGGGTGTCTTAACCTGCCTTCGTGGCTGATTTCGGTGAAAGTAACTTCACAGACTATTTCCGGTTTAACCCAAGTGGGAAATCGCAGTTCCGCCTTTGGCACCTCTAAAACCGGTGATTCTATCACCAGGGGCTGTAGTAATGCTAATAATCTCATCTCCTCGTCCTCAGTAAAACCGGTTCCCACCTTGCCCATATAAACCCACCTGCCATGGTCAAAGCCGGCTAGAATTAAAGAACCCAAACTTCTATGCCCTTCCCCTTTTTCCCAACCGCAAATCACCAGTTCAGCGGACTGAATCCTTCTAATCTTCTTCCAATAGCTTGATCTTTTGCCAGGCAAGTAGGGGCTGTCCAGCCTTTTGGCCATCACCCCTTCTAACCCCGCTGAGCTGACGGCGTCAAAAAAATCAAGGCCAGAACCCACTACATATTGGGAAATAATCAGGTCTGGGCCCTGCTCAACCAGTTCATTCAATATTTCTTTTCTGGTTTTCAACGGTAGATCCATCACATTTTCCCCAGCCCGAAACAGTATATCAAAAGCGATAAAGGTGGCCGGTGTTTGCCTGGCTAATCTGGCCACCTTGAGGGAATCAGTGATTTTACTCCTACCCTGTAGGGCGCCAAAGGATGGTTTACCGTCTTGTAACACAACTATTTCCCCGTCTAACAAGGTTGGCCGTTGTTTAACCTTTAAATGCAGTCCATGTAACTCTGGAAAGCTGGGTGTTAAATCCAGTTGGTTGCGGGATAATATAATGGTCTTGTCATCAAGGTAGGCCAACCCCCGGTAACCGTCCCACTTAATTTCATATAAAAAATCTGAATTGTCAAAGGGAGCGGTTTTGACAGCCAACATGGGTTTTATTTTGGGTAAAACTGAATTCACTGGCATTCCTCCAGTGGCTTAAGCACCTGCCGCCTTTTTGGTGCCAGCTGCCTTTTTAGCAGTTGCCCCTTTTTTCTTAGGGCCACCCCGTTCTTGTTTAGCTAAATCTATGCTCGCTTTTAGGGCAGTCATTAAATCTACTACTTTGTCCGTTTCAGGAGTAGGCGGCACCTCCACCCCTTCCCCGGCTACCTTGGCTTGGATAACTTCCATTAATTGCTGGCGATATTCATCAGTATATTTTTCCGGTGCAAATTCAGCTGAGAGGTTGTTAATCAGGTTGACAGCCATTTTTAATTCATTTTCATGGATATCCACGTTGTATTCTAATTCCGGTATACCAGTGGGCTTTCTTACTTCATCAGGGTAAAACATGGTACTCATGGTTAAAACCCCGTCATCTACCCGCAGGGCCGCCAGAGACTCCTTATTGCGAATAACCACCTTGGCCACTGCCACTTTACCGGTTTCCTGCATTGATTTTTTAAGCAATTCATATACCTTTTGGCCCCCCTCACCCGGTGCCAAATAATAACCCTTATCAAAATAAAGAGGATTTATATCTTTTAAGTCCACAAAATCTACAATATTAATACTTTTGGTGTTCTCCCCTGGTAAATTTTCAAAATCCTCTTCCTTCATCACCACATATTTCCCCTTTTCATATTCATAACCCCTAACAATCTCTTCATTTGACACCTCGGTATCGCAGTAGGGACAATAGCGGCGGTACTGAATTGGTGTTTTACATTTATCGTGCAGGTAATTAAATTTGATATTCTTCCTTTCCGTGGCGGCATACATTTTTACCGGTACGTAAACTAAACCAAAACTAACAGCACCTTTCCACAGAGGCCTCATACTGTTCACTCCATTGTTTTTGGTGTAGTATCCCCTGGCCAGAAAAAAAAATCCCGGCATGCCGGGATTTGAAGCTTCTTTAGATAAACTTTTTACTTCCCTTTTCACCATTAAAACTGAATAACACTGGTTTATTATCAATTTGGGTTTCCAGGTGTACAGGGCGGTTCCATAACTTGTAGATATGAACCAGGGTTTTTTCCAAATATAAAATATCCAGCTCCCGCTGCTCATACAGGTGGCGCAAATAAAGTTCCCCGCGTTTGCCAAAATCGCCGTCTTCCACCACAATTGTGGGAAAACCGGCGTTGGTCATACTGTCCACCAGATGATCTCTTATTTTCTCCCAATTTTTCTCCACAATTTTCCAATCATGACCAATTCTTCGGTAGAGATATAAATCTAATTCTTCAACTAATTCTTTGGTTAAGTAGTTGCGGATAAAGGATATATCATTTTCCAATTCCCTGACCTCAAATATCTTTTCCCGTCCCGCTCCCGGGCCAAATTCCTTATCCCAGCGTTTCTCAATATCCTCAAAAATTTTTAAGCCCACATAGTAAGGATTGATACTGCTGCGGGAAGGCAGCACCACTCCTGCATGCATTTTGGCAAACTCCAGGGCTTCTGATTCTGTTAAGTCCATTTCCCGCATAATTCTTAAATGCCAGTAGGTGGCCCACCCCTCGTTCATGATTTTAGTCTGCATCTGGGGCCAGAAGTATAACATTTCATCCCTTAAAGTAGAAATAATATCCAACTGCCATTCCTCAAGGTCTTTGGCATGCTCCATGATAAATAACAAAATATCTTTTTCCGGCTGAGGGGGAATTTTACTGTGTTTTCTGAAACACTCCCCCTGGCAACTGCATGAATGATTTTTATCCAGTTCCCATAAATCATCATAGGGGGAGGCAGGTTTAGTCTGGCAGCATCCATTGTTTTGATCCTTGTTTTTATTTTCCACCTTTGGTTTAATCATTCTATGGGGGTCTACATGTTCCTGGATCGACATCACCGAATCAATGAAGGCTTCCACTTTATCCTGACCGTGCACCATTTCATAATGGCGGAAACGATCCGCAGCCACCGCCATGGATTCTATAATATCTTTAGGGTTGGTGAAACTAAAGTAAATATTATTTTTAAAAAAGTCGCAGTGGGCTAATACGTGGGCCGCCACCATTTTATTTTGAATAATGGAATTACCTTCTAGTAAAAAAGCATAACAGGGGTCGGAATTGATCACCATTTCATAAATTCTACTTAAATTATAATCATACATGGTTTTCATACGGTGGTACGATTTACCAAAGGACCAGTGTGTATATCTGGTGGGCATACTATAGGCCCCGAAGGTGTAGATGATTTCACTAGGACAAATTTCAAAACGCATGGGATAAAAGTCCAACTTAAATTGGCGAGCAATCTCTATCATTTTAGGAATAGCTGCTTCAAGTTGTCGCAATTCCTCCAGAACCTGGTCGGCCATCTATGTTACCCTCCCTTTTGGTCTGGATTTTTGAAAAAGGTCTTTAACGCCGGGTACACTCCTGACTTATCCCTAATACTAACACTGACGAAACGTGGGTGGGTCACTCGCTTGTAGGCTGAGCTTAAGGTGCTGGTATAGTAATAAGGGCCCTCTATTTCACCATAACCCACCAGTTGACACTTCATCAGCAGTTGTTCAATAAGCTTAATGCACTGCTCATTATCACTGGTGAGATTGTCGCCATCAGAGAAATGAAAGGCGTAAATATTGTAGTCATCCCTGGGATAACGGGAATCAATTATATCCAGAGCCAGTTTGTATACTGAAGAACACCTGGTACCACCGCTTTCCCCTTTGGTAAAAAACTCCTCCTCAGTTACCTCTTTAGCCTCAGTATGGTGGGCCAAAAAGACAATTTCCACATTTTGATACTTGGTGCGCAGGAAGCGAACCATCCAGAAAAAGAAACTTCTGGCAATATATTTCTCAAAAGGGCCCATGGAACCGGAGGTATCCATCATGGCTATTACCACCGCGCTGGACTCATATTTGGGTACCACTTCCCAAGTTTTATAACGTAGGTCCTCGGGTGTAATACCATGGATGCCCGGTTTACCCTTAAGGGCATTTCTTTTTAGAACTTCCAAGATGGTTCTTTTACGGTCAATGTTACTTTGTATGCCGTACTTTCGTACATCCCTAAATTCCACCGATTCGGAGGCTAACTTTTTATTTTTCTTCTCTTCCAGGTTAGGCAGGCTTAAATCCTGAAATACTATTTCTTCAATCTCTTCCATGGTCACATCCGCTTCGTAATAATCATATCCAGGTTGGTCCCCCGCCCCCGGACCTTTACCCGGACCCTGCTGGGAGTCGGAATCAATAATATCCCCTACTTTGCTGTTACCATTACCCTGCCCGGCGTGTTTTTGTTTTCTAAAGTCATATCTAAACCGGTATTGTTCCAATGAGCGGATGGGAATTTTAACTACCCGTCGGCCATCAGATAAAATAATACTCTCTTCACTTACTATATCAGCCAGATTCTTTTTAATTGCTTCCCGCACTTTTTGGCGGTGCCGTTGCTGGTCGACTTCACCCTTACGGTGAAGCGACCAGTCCTCCCGGGTAATAATAAAGTTTTGCAAAGCCATCACCCCTAGCGGCTCAACAGACTACCCACATACTTTAATAATTCGTTGGCACATATCGGACAATAACCATGTTCGGCAATAAGGCGGGCACTCACTTCATTGATTCGTTTAAGCTGTTCTGCATCAGGTGTCTTGCTGGAGGTGGTAATCTTAACTACATCCTTTAGGTCGGCAAATAATTTCTTTTCAATGGCCTCCCGCAGACGTTCATGACTATTGTAATTAAATTTCTTATTCTTTCTGGCATAGATGGACAGGCGAATCAAAATTTCTTCCCGAAAAGCCTTCTTGGCATTCTCAGAAATACCGATTTGCTCTTCAATGGAACGCATCAGCTTCTCGTCGGGATCCAATTCTTCATCGGTAATAGGATCCTTAATTTTAACACCGTTACAAAAAGCTTCTACATTATCCAAATAGTTATTAAACAAGGTTTTAGCTGATTCCTCAAAGGAGTAAACAAAAGCTTTTTGTACTTCCTTTTTGGCCATTTCGTCATACTCTTTTCTGGCAATAGAAATGAAGTTAAGCAACCTTTCTCTTTCTTCCTGGGTAATGGACGGGTGCTGATCCAAGCCGTCCTTTAAGGCCCGCAGTACATCCAAGGGATTGATACACTGGGTGTTAGTGCGGATTAAAGCCGAGGACAGGCGGTTGATTACATAACGGGGATCTACGCCACTCATCCCTTCATCAACGGCTTCATTTTGTAACTCTTTAAGATCCTTTTGCTTAAAGCCCTCTACGTCCTCCCCATCGTAAAGTTTCATTTTCTTAACAATGTCCATGCCCTGCTTCTTGGACTCCTTCAACCGGGACAAGACGGAGAAAATACTGGCCACCCTTAAGGCGTGAGGAGCAATGTGCACATTACTTAAATCACTTTGTTTAATTAGCTTTTCATAAATCTTAACTTCGTCACTAACCCTGAGATTGTAAGGAATCTTCATGACAATGATCCGGGACTGCAGGGCTTCATTCTTTTTGTTGCTAATAAAAGACCGGTATTCATTTTCGTTAGTATGGGCAATAATCATTTCATCGGCATAGATCAAGGCAAAACGACCGGCTTTAAAATTTCCCTCTTGGGATAGGGACAAAAGATTCCACAGGAACTTTTCATCACATTTTAACATTTCCTGGAATTCCATTAGACCCCGGTTAGATATATTTAATTCGCCGTCAAAGCGGTAAGCCCGAGGATCCGATTCTGAGCCATATTCAGCAATGGTGGAAAAATCAATGCTGCCTGTAAGATCTGCAATGTCTTGGGATTTCGGATCTGAAGGGGTAAAGGTACCTATACCTACCCGATTATCTTCAGAAAGAAACACCCTTTCCACCAGCACCTTTTCAATTTTCCCCTCATACTCAGTCTCCAGCCGCAAACGGCAGGAGGGACATAACTCGCCTTCAATATAAACACCATATTCCTTTTGAAACTCTTCTCTTAACTCCTTAGGGATCAAGTGCAGTGGTTCTTCATGCATGGGACAGCCTTTAATACCGTAAATGGCCCCATTTTCTGTCCTGCTATAGCGTTCCAAACCCTGTTTCAACATAGCTACCAGGGTGGACTTACCGCCGCTGACCGGTCCCATCAGTAACAGTATCCGCTTGCGCACATCCAAACGCCGGGCGGCCGGGTGGAAATATTCCTCCACCAATTTTTCCAGAGTTCGGTCAAGGCCAAAGATTTCTTTAGAAAAAAATTTATAAACCTTACCTCTTTCTGTCTCTTCAATACCGGCATCTTTTATCATATTGTAAATTCTGGCGTGGGCCAATTGAGTGACATAGGGTTTTTCTTTTACTATGGCTAAATAGTCCTGAAATGTCCCTTCCCATGCTAAACTTTTTTCCAGTGACCGGTACTCTTCCAGGCGTTTTAAAAATTCCACGTATCTATTCCTCCTAACTACGTATTTGCAGCTGGTAAACAAAACTTAAGGTAACTACCTAATTTATATGCCGACCCAAGCCCAAAAAGACGGTTTGTACCTTAAGTAACCTGTTGAGATCCTGACATAGTTCTAAGGGGCCATGCTTAATTTGAATTATTCTATGCCCGAATTTTAAAAGGGTTACAATGGGTAAAAAATAAACGGCTCCTAAAGAACCGTATAAAACGAAAAACCGCCTCAAGGCGGTTGCTTAATCA from Desulfotomaculum nigrificans DSM 574 harbors:
- a CDS encoding Ku protein, with the translated sequence MRPLWKGAVSFGLVYVPVKMYAATERKNIKFNYLHDKCKTPIQYRRYCPYCDTEVSNEEIVRGYEYEKGKYVVMKEEDFENLPGENTKSINIVDFVDLKDINPLYFDKGYYLAPGEGGQKVYELLKKSMQETGKVAVAKVVIRNKESLAALRVDDGVLTMSTMFYPDEVRKPTGIPELEYNVDIHENELKMAVNLINNLSAEFAPEKYTDEYRQQLMEVIQAKVAGEGVEVPPTPETDKVVDLMTALKASIDLAKQERGGPKKKGATAKKAAGTKKAAGA
- a CDS encoding SpoVR family protein, giving the protein MADQVLEELRQLEAAIPKMIEIARQFKLDFYPMRFEICPSEIIYTFGAYSMPTRYTHWSFGKSYHRMKTMYDYNLSRIYEMVINSDPCYAFLLEGNSIIQNKMVAAHVLAHCDFFKNNIYFSFTNPKDIIESMAVAADRFRHYEMVHGQDKVEAFIDSVMSIQEHVDPHRMIKPKVENKNKDQNNGCCQTKPASPYDDLWELDKNHSCSCQGECFRKHSKIPPQPEKDILLFIMEHAKDLEEWQLDIISTLRDEMLYFWPQMQTKIMNEGWATYWHLRIMREMDLTESEALEFAKMHAGVVLPSRSSINPYYVGLKIFEDIEKRWDKEFGPGAGREKIFEVRELENDISFIRNYLTKELVEELDLYLYRRIGHDWKIVEKNWEKIRDHLVDSMTNAGFPTIVVEDGDFGKRGELYLRHLYEQRELDILYLEKTLVHIYKLWNRPVHLETQIDNKPVLFSFNGEKGSKKFI
- the yhbH gene encoding sporulation protein YhbH: MALQNFIITREDWSLHRKGEVDQQRHRQKVREAIKKNLADIVSEESIILSDGRRVVKIPIRSLEQYRFRYDFRKQKHAGQGNGNSKVGDIIDSDSQQGPGKGPGAGDQPGYDYYEADVTMEEIEEIVFQDLSLPNLEEKKNKKLASESVEFRDVRKYGIQSNIDRKRTILEVLKRNALKGKPGIHGITPEDLRYKTWEVVPKYESSAVVIAMMDTSGSMGPFEKYIARSFFFWMVRFLRTKYQNVEIVFLAHHTEAKEVTEEEFFTKGESGGTRCSSVYKLALDIIDSRYPRDDYNIYAFHFSDGDNLTSDNEQCIKLIEQLLMKCQLVGYGEIEGPYYYTSTLSSAYKRVTHPRFVSVSIRDKSGVYPALKTFFKNPDQKGG
- a CDS encoding PrkA family serine protein kinase translates to MEFLKRLEEYRSLEKSLAWEGTFQDYLAIVKEKPYVTQLAHARIYNMIKDAGIEETERGKVYKFFSKEIFGLDRTLEKLVEEYFHPAARRLDVRKRILLLMGPVSGGKSTLVAMLKQGLERYSRTENGAIYGIKGCPMHEEPLHLIPKELREEFQKEYGVYIEGELCPSCRLRLETEYEGKIEKVLVERVFLSEDNRVGIGTFTPSDPKSQDIADLTGSIDFSTIAEYGSESDPRAYRFDGELNISNRGLMEFQEMLKCDEKFLWNLLSLSQEGNFKAGRFALIYADEMIIAHTNENEYRSFISNKKNEALQSRIIVMKIPYNLRVSDEVKIYEKLIKQSDLSNVHIAPHALRVASIFSVLSRLKESKKQGMDIVKKMKLYDGEDVEGFKQKDLKELQNEAVDEGMSGVDPRYVINRLSSALIRTNTQCINPLDVLRALKDGLDQHPSITQEERERLLNFISIARKEYDEMAKKEVQKAFVYSFEESAKTLFNNYLDNVEAFCNGVKIKDPITDEELDPDEKLMRSIEEQIGISENAKKAFREEILIRLSIYARKNKKFNYNSHERLREAIEKKLFADLKDVVKITTSSKTPDAEQLKRINEVSARLIAEHGYCPICANELLKYVGSLLSR